From one Psilocybe cubensis strain MGC-MH-2018 chromosome 13, whole genome shotgun sequence genomic stretch:
- a CDS encoding Zuotin: MASVQVLSIATPPVSAAYKAPSVPSTSRISAPHPSGHRTLLPVGPAYINHLRLSLHHSHSFSSLDKHLEAERERLAALHGEDNAGEDDLGVGDEEESEELLALDPKEWKKQDHYAVLGLSHLRYKATADQIKIAHRKKVLKHHPDKKAATTTNVSSSLYLAGVNQNTNDDAFFKCIQKAHEVLTNPEKRRQFDSVDPVFLELEEEMPTLAEFKSKNLDFFKTFGPVFDLYSRFSKAQPVPGLGHIDSSKDEVEGFYDFWYNFDSWRSFEWLDKEVNEGSDSRDDKRYTEKKNKSERARRKKEDTAKLRGLVDMALGLDPRIKRIKQQEKEAREAKKKAGNPAAAAKKTKQQEEEEKKKAEQAAKEKEEAEKLARAEAKKQKAAAANAAKKARRQQRAAEEGGAA; the protein is encoded by the exons ATGGCGTCCGTTCAGGTTTTGTCGATTGCTACTCCTCCCGTCTCTGCTGCCTATAAGGCCCCCAGTGTCCCATCTACTTCTCGTATCTCTG CTCCCCATCCATCTGGCCATCGTACCCTGCTCCCTGTTGGACCTGCTTATATTAACCATTTGCGCCTTTCTCTCCACCATTCACACTCGTTCTCCTCGCTCGACAAGCACCTTGAAGCAGAACGCGAACGTCTCGCCGCCCTCCATGGAGAAGACAACGCTGGAGAAGATGATCTCGGTGTAGGCGACGAAGAGGAATCTGAAGAACTCCTGGCTCTTGATCCCAAGGAGTGGAAG AAACAAGATCACTATGCTGTCCTTGGTCTTTCTCATCTTCGCTACAAAGCTACCGCTGACCAGATCAAAATTGCTC ACCGCAAAAAAGTGTTGAAGCACCACCCCGACAAAAAGgctgccaccaccaccaatgTCTCCAGCTCGCTATACCTCGCCGGCGTGAACCAAAATACCAACGACGATGCCTTCTTCAAGTGCATCCAAAAGGCTCACGAGGTCCTCACAAACCCCGAAAAGCGCCGCCAATTCGACTCTGTCGACCCCGTATTCTTGGAGCTCGAGGAGGAGATGCCTACCCTCGCCGAGTTCAAG AGCAAAAatcttgatttcttcaagactTTTGGACCTGTCTTTGATTTGTACTCCCGCTTCTCCAAGGCTCAGCCTGTTCCTGGGCTTGGCCACATCGACTCCTCCAAGGATGAAGTAGAGGGCTTCTACGACTTCTGGTACAACTTTGACAGCTGGAGAAGCTTCGAGTGGCTTGATAAGGAAGTCAACGAGGGCAGCGACAG CCGTGACGACAAGCGCTACactgagaagaagaacaagtCGGAGCGCGCCCGCAGAAAGAAGGAGGATACCGCCAAGCTTAGAGGATTGGTCGACATGGCTCTCGG CCTTGACCCTCGCATTAAGCGTATCAAGCagcaggagaaggaggctcgcgaggcgaagaagaaagctGGTAACCCTGCGGCCGCCGCCAAGAAAACCAAACAgcaagaggaagaggagaagaagaaggccgAGCAGGCTgcaaaggagaaggaggaggctgAGAAG CTTGCCCGTGCTGAGgcgaagaagcagaaggctgctgctgctaatGCGGCCAAGAAGGCGAGAAGACAGCAGAGAGCCGctgaagaaggaggagcTGCGTAG